From a single Pempheris klunzingeri isolate RE-2024b chromosome 2, fPemKlu1.hap1, whole genome shotgun sequence genomic region:
- the wdr82 gene encoding WD repeat-containing protein 82, translating into MKLTDNVLRSFRVAKVFRENSDKINCFDFSSNGETIISSSDDDSLVLYDCQEGKPKRTLYSKKYGVDLIRYTHAANTVVYSSNKIDDTIRYLSLHDNKYIRYFPGHNKRVTSLSMSPVDDTFISGSLDKTIRLWDLRSPNCQGLMHLQGKPVCSFDPEGLIFAAGINSEMVKLYDLRSFDKGPFATFKLQYDRTCEWTGLKFSNDGKLILLSTNGGALRVLDAFKGAVLHSFGGYNNSKGVTLEASFTPDSQFVMIGSEDGKIHVWNAESGMKVALLDGKHTGPITCLQFNPKFMTFASACSNMAFWLPTIDD; encoded by the exons ATGAAGCTGACGGACAATGTGCTGCGGAGCTTCAGAGTTGCTAAGGTGTTTCGAGAAAACTCAGACAAAATTAATTGCTTCGACTTCAGTTCAAACGGAGAAACAATTATTTCCAGCAGCGACGACGATTCCTTGGTCTTGTACGACTGCCAGGAGGGAAA ACCCAAGAGGACCCTCTACAGTAAAAAGTATGGAGTGGATCTGATCCGGTACACACATGCTGCAAACACTGTGGTCTACAGTTCCAACAAAATTGATG ataCTATCCGGTACCTGTCTCTTCATGACAACAAATACATCCGCTACTTTCCCGGACATAACAAAAG AGTGACGTCTCTCTCCATGTCTCCTGTGGATGACACATTTATTTCTGGCTCGTTAGATAAAACAATCAGGCTGTGGGATTTGCGGTCCCCAAACTGCCAG GGTCTGATGCACCTGCAGGGGAAGCCAGTGTGCTCCTTTGATCCAGAGGGCCTCATTTTTGCTGCTGGAATAAATTCAGAGATGGTGAAACTTTATGATCTGCGGTCGTTTGACAAG GGTCCCTTTGCAACCTTCAAGCTTCAGTATGACCGGACATGCGAGTGGACTGGACTCAAGTTTAGCAATGACGGAAAACTCATTCTTCTTTCTACTAATGGTGGAGCCCTTCGCGTCTTAGATGCTTTTAAGGGGGCTGTGCTACATTCCTTTGGG GGCTACAACAACAGTAAAGGTGTAACACTGGAGGCGTCATTCACTCCGGATTCTCAGTTTGTTATGATCG GCTCTGAGGACGGAAAGATCCACGTGTGGAATGCAGAGAGCGGTATGAAGGTGGCTTTATTAGACGGGAAGCACACAGGGCCGATTACGTGCCTGCAGTTCAACCCCAAGTTCATGACGTTTGCAAGTGCCTGCTCCAACATG GCATTTTGGCTCCCCACCATCGATGACTGA